The following are from one region of the Mycetohabitans rhizoxinica HKI 454 genome:
- a CDS encoding branched-chain amino acid ABC transporter permease has translation MQSFVAVLLNGLSYGLLLFLLCAGLTLVFSLMGVMNFAHASFYMLGAYIGYTSARYGGFAAALILAPAAVAGLAAAFELGVLRRVHRQGPLAQLLATFGLAYLIAEFVQLGWGRSPLPAVVPQWLDGALVNWHGVAFSRLRAFMMAISAGVLGLCALLLRYSRLGLVIAAARTHPHAVQALGHDVARVHIQVFACGAALAAVAGVLGGVAFVTDTSMAETLGSVVFAIVVAGGMGSLAGAFAASLLFGIVQTLLVGLDIRLGSLLHWVLPTVDETGAWGRITLAQLAPVTPFVLLIIMLALRPGGLVRGHVELDT, from the coding sequence GTTGCCGTGTTGCTCAATGGCCTGAGCTATGGGTTGCTGTTGTTCCTGTTGTGTGCCGGGTTGACACTCGTGTTCAGCTTGATGGGCGTGATGAACTTTGCGCATGCGAGTTTCTACATGCTCGGTGCCTACATCGGCTACACGAGCGCGCGCTACGGTGGCTTTGCCGCCGCGTTGATCCTCGCGCCGGCCGCGGTGGCCGGCCTGGCCGCCGCTTTCGAGCTTGGCGTGCTGCGCCGTGTGCACCGTCAGGGGCCGCTTGCCCAGTTGCTGGCGACCTTCGGCCTGGCTTATCTAATTGCCGAGTTCGTGCAACTAGGATGGGGCCGCTCGCCGTTGCCCGCCGTCGTGCCGCAGTGGCTCGATGGCGCACTGGTGAATTGGCATGGCGTGGCATTCTCCCGTCTTCGTGCCTTTATGATGGCGATCTCCGCTGGCGTGCTTGGCCTCTGTGCGCTGCTACTGCGGTATTCTCGCCTTGGCCTGGTGATCGCGGCCGCGCGCACGCACCCGCACGCCGTGCAGGCACTGGGCCATGATGTCGCTCGTGTGCATATCCAGGTGTTCGCGTGCGGCGCGGCGCTTGCCGCGGTGGCTGGCGTGCTTGGCGGCGTGGCATTCGTCACGGATACGTCGATGGCCGAAACGCTGGGTTCGGTCGTGTTCGCAATCGTCGTGGCGGGGGGAATGGGTTCGTTGGCTGGCGCATTCGCCGCATCGCTGTTGTTTGGCATCGTGCAGACGCTGCTTGTCGGACTCGACATACGGCTTGGCTCGCTGCTCCATTGGGTGTTGCCGACGGTGGACGAGACCGGCGCATGGGGCCGCATCACGTTGGCACAACTCGCGCCAGTAACGCCCTTTGTGTTGCTAATCATCATGTTGGCGTTGCGTCCGGGCGGGCTGGTGCGTGGCCATGTGGAGCTGGACACATGA